From Periophthalmus magnuspinnatus isolate fPerMag1 chromosome 1, fPerMag1.2.pri, whole genome shotgun sequence:
ATATGCATATCTTTGTATAACACATTAATTTCATATTCTTAAAACAATGTGATTTATCTAACACATTTTGGTAAGTAACCATTAAAACCAATATTCtctattacataaataaattctgCACCACAAAGGATACTAAAAATGAACATTTGGGCACTGCAAAAAGACTTGGTCAAGTACAAGTAGCAGCTGCTTTTGCTCTAGTGAATCAAGCATATGACACTTGAATTAGGGCTACAAAGACGTCATTACCACACAACACTTGATGTGTCAACCAACAACAAAACTAGCTGACAACTTCAACTCGAATGGGACGTCCGGTCCTCTTGTTATTTCTTTTTCTGCAAGAATAATCAAGAGCACCTTTCAGCCTCTGTCCTAACCAAGGACCAACAAGACTTGTCTTCAGTGAGTCAACTTCACTTACTAGTCTTGATCTATGAGAATGCTATGAATCTAGGCATCTCACTTCTGGTACCTCGTCTACATCTGGGTGTCATTTTGCCTAAGAGGACTCTACTGTAATAATGGCATCGCCGGTCTCCAGGTTGACACTGCAGGTGGGTGACAGGCCACTGCTCCGCTCAGCGCAGTCTTCCCGATGTGGAGACTGCGCTCCAGGCTTGGCTCCCTGGTTTGGACTTGTCGTCTCTTCCTTTCGCTCAGCTCGTTTCACATGGCAGCGACACACCTCAATCCCAGAGTCCCCGGTTAGTCTTCGATGGCGGAAATGatcctcttcatcatcatcgtctTCAAAGTCTTCATCTTCTTTGTCGCGTTTCGGCTTTTCCGTGTTGGTGGGAGACAAGATCGTGGGTTGAAGTGGGGATGCAACAGATCGGGATGTGGGTCTTGAAGCTTCGTACAGGGATTTTTCTTTCTTAACAGTGACGGCGCCGAGTGGGTCTGGAAAAGCAAGAGGGTGGACTTGACCTGGTGGAAGCGTGGACAAGAGAATGAGGGGTGACATggggtggtgatggtggtgtgAGGGACCAGGGGCGTTGAGAGAGTGTAGAGGAAGAGAAAGCTGCGGTGCTGATGGGGAGATGGACTCAATGGTGGACGATGATTGTCTCTGGACGGGAATAACCTCTGACTTGACCATAGGGATGACATCGGGAATGGCGTGCGGTAGACCCGGAGTGGAGGGGGAGGGCGTGAACATGGACTTGTCTCCAGATTCGCTAGGCGTAGACATGAGGCTGCTTTCGTAGGTCTCGTCTGTCACTTGAATGGAGAAAGACGTGCTGGAGGGGGAGGTGATGGAGTAGGAGTCACAGGAGCAGCTGG
This genomic window contains:
- the LOC117370389 gene encoding uncharacterized protein LOC117370389 isoform X1, producing MDPEKTLTFCHGLRAEEMTMSLRGLVESVTVAQIDPGISFVTEVVTQREDSNSLPVPVSSKYCPGLNNKPGYLCETGHCCGETGCCTYYYELWWFWLLWTVLILFSCFCAYRHRRAKMRIQQQQRQREINLIAYNGACNYSSSMLDLSFLASFKLPSYEEVVAQPSTPPPPYSSVFALQGGSMGGPSSSYIHHHYHRHPCPPCPPYLGPGPSGFTSSQSSENYTSCSCDSYSITSPSSTSFSIQVTDETYESSLMSTPSESGDKSMFTPSPSTPGLPHAIPDVIPMVKSEVIPVQRQSSSTIESISPSAPQLSLPLHSLNAPGPSHHHHHPMSPLILLSTLPPGQVHPLAFPDPLGAVTVKKEKSLYEASRPTSRSVASPLQPTILSPTNTEKPKRDKEDEDFEDDDDEEDHFRHRRLTGDSGIEVCRCHVKRAERKEETTSPNQGAKPGAQSPHREDCAERSSGLSPTCSVNLETGDAIITVESS
- the LOC117370389 gene encoding uncharacterized protein LOC117370389 isoform X2, producing MDPEKTLTFCHGLRAEEVVTQREDSNSLPVPVSSKYCPGLNNKPGYLCETGHCCGETGCCTYYYELWWFWLLWTVLILFSCFCAYRHRRAKMRIQQQQRQREINLIAYNGACNYSSSMLDLSFLASFKLPSYEEVVAQPSTPPPPYSSVFALQGGSMGGPSSSYIHHHYHRHPCPPCPPYLGPGPSGFTSSQSSENYTSCSCDSYSITSPSSTSFSIQVTDETYESSLMSTPSESGDKSMFTPSPSTPGLPHAIPDVIPMVKSEVIPVQRQSSSTIESISPSAPQLSLPLHSLNAPGPSHHHHHPMSPLILLSTLPPGQVHPLAFPDPLGAVTVKKEKSLYEASRPTSRSVASPLQPTILSPTNTEKPKRDKEDEDFEDDDDEEDHFRHRRLTGDSGIEVCRCHVKRAERKEETTSPNQGAKPGAQSPHREDCAERSSGLSPTCSVNLETGDAIITVESS